From the Clostridium putrefaciens genome, one window contains:
- the asrA gene encoding anaerobic sulfite reductase subunit AsrA yields the protein MGYKINKEDFDKVLQEISKEYKIFAPKVLKGKGTFSDTDSIKYSEIKNIDEIEFDKKSNFSYKEILIPITETLFYFNEDEWIEPKAEEKGMIIFLRSCDINSLKRIDNIYLKNGAEDPYYKRLREKAKFILIGCKKSFENCFCVSMGTNKTDEYDAYIKVEDNMVLFETGDEQLGKYIEDIRKEETNIEIDFVEENDVKVNIPENLDLKVMNSSMWKEYSARCIACGRCNFVCPTCTCFTMQDIFYKDNKNVGERRRIWASCQVDGYTDMAGGHSFRLDKGQRMRFKVLHKVHDYKKRWGQHMCVGCGRCDDICPEYISFSNCINKLEAGMDEVK from the coding sequence ATGGGATATAAAATTAATAAAGAAGATTTTGATAAGGTTCTACAAGAAATTTCAAAAGAATATAAGATTTTTGCACCGAAGGTTTTAAAAGGGAAAGGGACATTTTCCGATACAGATTCGATAAAATATAGTGAAATTAAAAACATAGATGAAATAGAGTTTGATAAAAAGTCTAATTTTTCATATAAGGAAATCTTAATACCTATAACTGAAACTTTATTTTATTTTAATGAGGATGAGTGGATAGAACCTAAAGCGGAAGAAAAAGGTATGATAATATTTCTAAGAAGTTGTGATATCAATTCTTTAAAGAGAATAGACAATATATATTTAAAAAATGGAGCTGAAGATCCTTATTACAAAAGACTTAGAGAAAAGGCTAAATTCATACTTATAGGCTGCAAGAAAAGCTTTGAAAATTGTTTTTGTGTAAGTATGGGTACTAATAAAACTGATGAATATGATGCTTATATTAAAGTAGAAGATAATATGGTTTTATTTGAAACAGGGGATGAACAGCTAGGAAAATATATTGAAGATATAAGAAAAGAAGAAACTAATATAGAAATAGACTTTGTAGAAGAAAATGATGTTAAGGTGAATATACCAGAAAACCTTGATCTAAAGGTTATGAATTCATCTATGTGGAAGGAGTACTCTGCAAGATGTATAGCCTGTGGTAGATGTAACTTTGTCTGTCCTACCTGTACATGCTTTACTATGCAAGATATATTTTATAAGGATAATAAGAACGTAGGGGAAAGAAGACGTATTTGGGCCTCTTGTCAGGTAGATGGATATACAGATATGGCAGGTGGACATAGTTTTAGATTAGATAAAGGACAAAGAATGAGATTTAAGGTACTTCATAAGGTTCATGATTATAAGAAAAGATGGGGACAACATATGTGTGTAGGTTGTGGAAGATGTGACGATATTTGTCCTGAATATATATCCTTTTCAAATTGTATAAATAAGCTAGAAGCTGGAATGGATGAGGTGAAATAA
- a CDS encoding LytR/AlgR family response regulator transcription factor encodes MINILICDDCEKTVNMIKNIVIKTYEEEMSFKEFNVLTFNSPTDVISYIKNCVGKNIYILDINLNEERNGLKLGREIRKLDKYTGEMIFVTNHIEASLKVFQYKLRVVTLIDKSLYLESELKESLLIATQILNKNNDKDEKRLVVKVGSEMFNILLQDIIYIETIKNSRKVVLYSINTTVEFYSTLKELMNLLDNNFIQVHKTSIVNKRYIKSVCKNLNDTHIDIVTGGRLSISRTGLKEVKKAWG; translated from the coding sequence ATGATTAATATACTTATATGTGATGATTGCGAAAAAACAGTGAATATGATAAAAAATATAGTTATCAAAACTTACGAAGAAGAAATGAGTTTTAAAGAGTTTAATGTATTAACTTTTAATAGCCCTACTGATGTTATTTCATATATTAAAAATTGTGTTGGAAAAAACATATATATACTAGATATTAACTTAAATGAAGAAAGAAATGGATTGAAATTAGGAAGAGAAATTAGGAAATTAGATAAGTATACAGGGGAGATGATTTTTGTTACTAACCACATTGAGGCAAGTCTTAAAGTATTTCAATACAAACTCCGGGTGGTAACATTGATAGATAAAAGCTTATACCTTGAAAGTGAGTTAAAGGAAAGTCTTTTAATTGCTACTCAAATACTAAATAAGAATAATGATAAAGATGAAAAAAGGTTAGTAGTTAAAGTAGGTTCTGAAATGTTTAATATACTGCTTCAAGACATTATTTATATTGAGACTATAAAAAATAGCCGTAAAGTAGTTCTTTATAGTATCAATACTACTGTTGAATTTTATAGCACGTTAAAAGAATTAATGAATTTACTAGACAATAATTTTATTCAAGTTCATAAAACAAGTATAGTAAATAAAAGATATATAAAAAGTGTATGTAAAAATTTAAATGATACTCATATTGATATTGTGACAGGAGGAAGGTTATCTATTTCTAGAACAGGATTAAAAGAGGTGAAAAAGGCTTGGGGATAA
- a CDS encoding formate/nitrite transporter family protein encodes MFSEEINKVSEAAESKSDLLKKNGIGYILSATLAGLYIGFGVMLIFTIGASLSAVNSPATKIVMGASFGVALSLVIFAGAELFTGNNFVMTIGVLKKTVTLGEAIKVWVASFFGNLLGGVIGAYLFYAAGLATGPVGSFIESASISKMSQGPHELIIRGVLCNILVCLAVWCTFRMKEETGKLIMIFWCLFVFITAGFEHSVANMTLLSIGLLIPHGAAVTFSGFIYNLGFVTLGNFIGGAIFLALPYYLISKK; translated from the coding sequence ATGTTTAGTGAAGAAATTAACAAGGTATCCGAGGCAGCAGAAAGTAAATCAGATTTATTAAAGAAAAATGGAATTGGATACATTTTATCTGCAACACTTGCAGGCCTTTATATTGGTTTTGGAGTAATGCTAATTTTTACAATAGGAGCTTCTTTAAGTGCAGTAAACTCACCTGCTACTAAGATCGTTATGGGTGCATCTTTTGGAGTAGCACTTAGTCTAGTTATATTTGCTGGTGCAGAATTGTTTACGGGGAATAATTTTGTTATGACCATAGGAGTTCTAAAAAAAACTGTTACCCTAGGGGAAGCTATTAAGGTTTGGGTAGCTAGCTTTTTTGGTAATCTTTTAGGCGGAGTCATTGGAGCATACCTTTTTTATGCAGCGGGACTTGCTACAGGACCTGTAGGAAGCTTTATAGAATCAGCGTCTATAAGTAAGATGTCACAAGGTCCACATGAATTAATAATTAGAGGAGTTTTGTGTAATATATTGGTATGTCTTGCGGTATGGTGTACTTTTAGGATGAAAGAAGAAACAGGGAAGTTAATAATGATATTTTGGTGTCTTTTTGTATTCATAACAGCAGGATTTGAACATTCCGTAGCTAATATGACGCTTCTTAGCATTGGATTATTAATACCTCACGGAGCGGCAGTAACCTTTAGTGGGTTTATTTATAACCTAGGATTTGTTACACTTGGAAACTTTATTGGAGGAGCAATATTTTTAGCTCTACCATATTATTTAATATCAAAAAAATAG
- the asrB gene encoding anaerobic sulfite reductase subunit AsrB, with product MSNVYMPFASEILDIKKHTDIEYSFKMSFKGVVKPGQFFEVSLPKYGEAPISVSGIGDGWIELTIRRVGVVTEEIFSYYVGQKLFIRGPYGNGFDVENYIGKEVIVVAGGTGLSPVKGIVDYFSKSPKYADKFTLIAGFKSPMDILFKEDIKIWKENMDLIITVDNPKEGYLGNVGLVTKYVSELKIKDIDNVQVIVVGPPMMMKFTVLEFLKLGIKEENIWISQERKMCCGLGKCGHCKIDDTYICIDGPVFNYTKGKTLID from the coding sequence ATGAGTAATGTATACATGCCATTTGCATCAGAAATATTAGATATAAAAAAACATACAGATATAGAATATTCGTTTAAAATGAGCTTTAAAGGAGTGGTAAAACCAGGACAGTTTTTTGAAGTATCCCTTCCAAAGTATGGGGAGGCACCTATTTCTGTAAGTGGCATTGGGGATGGATGGATTGAGCTTACCATAAGAAGAGTTGGAGTAGTTACAGAAGAAATATTTAGTTATTATGTGGGTCAAAAGCTATTTATAAGAGGACCTTATGGTAATGGATTTGATGTAGAAAACTATATAGGAAAAGAAGTTATAGTAGTAGCTGGAGGTACAGGTCTTTCACCGGTTAAAGGAATTGTAGATTACTTTTCAAAGAGTCCTAAGTATGCGGATAAATTCACATTAATAGCTGGGTTTAAATCCCCAATGGACATATTGTTTAAAGAAGATATTAAGATTTGGAAGGAAAACATGGATTTAATAATTACTGTGGATAATCCAAAGGAAGGTTACCTTGGAAATGTAGGTCTTGTGACTAAATATGTATCAGAGCTAAAGATTAAAGACATAGATAATGTACAAGTTATAGTGGTTGGACCACCAATGATGATGAAATTCACTGTTCTTGAATTTTTAAAGCTTGGCATAAAGGAAGAAAATATTTGGATCTCACAGGAAAGAAAGATGTGCTGTGGACTTGGGAAATGTGGACATTGCAAAATTGACGACACTTATATATGTATAGATGGCCCGGTGTTTAACTACACAAAGGGTAAAACTTTAATAGATTAG
- a CDS encoding PTS sugar transporter subunit IIC, with protein MDIIIGIGLLLFTLALFSIFSFKAPKGNKAMSGLANAAVATFLVEAIHKYISGDFLNLSFLRQVGESSGSMGGVAAAILVPIAMGVNPIYAVAAGVALGGYGILPGFVAGYIVGLVAPIIEKKLPEGLDTIVGALAIAPLARVIALGVDPVVNSTLISIGEMISTAAQQSPYVMGFLLGGIMKITCTSPLSSMALTAMIGLQGLAMGIASIACVGGSFTNGIMFKKLKLGNKSNVIAVMLEPLTQAHIITKHPIPIYCSNFLGGGLAGLAAAYFKIINNAPGTASPIPGLLAPFGFNDPMKVILAIVFAIVGGTVAGILGSIVFKNYGKDKNAAIEEETDELSMEDKATA; from the coding sequence ATGGACATAATAATAGGTATAGGACTGTTGCTATTTACACTAGCTTTATTTTCAATTTTTAGTTTTAAGGCCCCAAAAGGAAATAAAGCAATGTCGGGACTTGCAAATGCAGCAGTAGCAACTTTTCTTGTAGAGGCAATACATAAGTATATAAGTGGTGATTTTTTAAACTTAAGTTTTTTAAGACAGGTAGGAGAATCATCAGGCTCTATGGGCGGAGTTGCAGCAGCTATATTAGTTCCAATAGCAATGGGGGTTAATCCTATATATGCAGTAGCGGCAGGGGTGGCGCTTGGAGGATACGGAATACTTCCAGGATTTGTGGCTGGATATATAGTAGGACTTGTAGCACCAATTATAGAGAAAAAGCTTCCGGAAGGGTTAGACACCATAGTTGGGGCTCTTGCAATAGCACCTTTAGCAAGAGTTATAGCTTTAGGCGTAGACCCAGTAGTAAACTCAACATTGATTAGCATAGGGGAAATGATATCAACAGCAGCGCAACAATCTCCATATGTAATGGGATTTTTACTTGGTGGAATAATGAAGATAACTTGTACGTCTCCACTTAGTTCAATGGCACTCACTGCAATGATAGGACTTCAAGGTTTAGCTATGGGTATAGCTTCAATAGCCTGTGTTGGGGGTTCTTTCACTAACGGTATTATGTTTAAAAAGCTAAAGCTTGGAAATAAAAGCAATGTAATAGCTGTTATGTTAGAACCTTTAACACAAGCTCATATCATAACGAAACATCCAATACCCATATACTGTTCAAATTTTTTAGGTGGGGGACTCGCAGGACTTGCAGCAGCATATTTTAAAATAATAAATAATGCACCGGGAACAGCATCTCCAATACCAGGGCTTTTAGCACCTTTTGGATTTAATGATCCAATGAAAGTAATATTAGCCATTGTATTTGCAATTGTTGGGGGAACTGTAGCAGGAATTTTAGGTTCCATAGTATTCAAAAATTATGGAAAAGATAAAAATGCAGCCATTGAAGAAGAAACTGATGAATTAAGCATGGAAGATAAAGCAACTGCTTAG
- a CDS encoding Crp/Fnr family transcriptional regulator — MKALNIEQLRELDLFNELKDDTLHKLCSFGIKKTYKKGNVVFSDKEKVNTIYIVIRGKFSIYKIGEDAKRRVIYILGRDKILNDVILDDLPASINCEAFEEGELLLLNKNNFLRCMEEDFNLTKVVLNSLSIKVRRLYRQLNNTNPNKKIEKKIASKLWKLSKDYGIKVEEGIEIDLNISITYLADMLGSQRETISRSLKLLEEKDLIRLNNRKIIVKDKDKLARFFKGL; from the coding sequence ATGAAAGCTTTAAATATAGAACAGTTAAGGGAATTAGATTTATTTAATGAATTAAAGGATGATACATTGCATAAACTTTGCTCCTTTGGAATAAAAAAGACTTATAAAAAGGGCAATGTTGTCTTTAGTGATAAGGAAAAGGTCAATACAATATATATAGTTATAAGAGGAAAGTTTTCTATTTATAAAATAGGAGAAGATGCAAAAAGGCGAGTTATATATATATTAGGAAGAGACAAAATATTAAATGATGTTATACTAGACGACCTTCCTGCATCTATAAATTGTGAAGCCTTTGAAGAGGGGGAGCTTTTGCTTTTAAATAAGAATAACTTCCTTCGATGTATGGAAGAGGATTTTAATCTTACGAAGGTAGTCTTAAACTCACTTTCAATTAAGGTTAGAAGGCTATATAGACAGCTTAATAATACAAATCCAAATAAAAAGATAGAAAAGAAAATAGCTTCTAAACTTTGGAAGCTTTCTAAAGATTACGGTATAAAGGTTGAAGAAGGAATAGAAATAGATTTAAACATTAGTATAACCTATCTCGCAGATATGCTAGGTAGTCAAAGAGAAACCATTTCAAGGTCATTAAAACTTCTAGAAGAGAAGGATTTAATTAGGCTAAATAATAGAAAGATTATTGTTAAAGATAAAGATAAACTTGCTAGGTTCTTTAAAGGACTGTGA
- a CDS encoding ATP-binding protein: MDEGFKLKENVIFMAAIAALFSQVYMGILVENFNVSFGIVILIIIFYEEDIEDKLKTGMFCGGFVCILRAFIYFLQSGGILHYFGEGLINYFPETIFYTGYVIFYLIFNKRIKTVNKLFFYTIICDLFANILEMTVRTYLLREVVSIKIYIGLGIVAILRSFFIWIILNLMNRYSIKLLKREHKTRYMNLVMASSRMKSEVYLMEKTMDNVEIVMSKSYKFYNEIKSFKKYPKWESEAVEIAKDIHEIKKQIALISRGVIEITDDKVDEKVMEFYDVLDLIGEIMEHLLKDKNINLHIEKGQNFNTMKHYYLISVFRNIINNAIDSIEQRISIDSDELLKVYNGNIDLIHYIVQGKEEKYHAFKIRDNGRGISKKDTEHIFSPGFSTRINFETGSINRGLGLSIVKDIIEVKLNGIVKFTSIEDQGTEFIILIPQSEIEE; this comes from the coding sequence ATGGATGAAGGTTTTAAGCTAAAAGAAAATGTTATATTCATGGCAGCTATTGCAGCGCTATTTTCACAAGTTTATATGGGGATATTGGTAGAAAACTTTAATGTATCTTTTGGTATTGTAATACTAATAATAATTTTTTATGAAGAGGATATAGAAGATAAGTTAAAGACAGGGATGTTTTGTGGTGGCTTTGTCTGTATATTAAGAGCATTTATATATTTTCTACAGTCTGGTGGAATACTTCATTATTTTGGTGAAGGATTAATCAATTACTTTCCAGAGACTATATTTTATACAGGCTATGTTATATTTTATTTAATATTTAATAAAAGGATAAAGACGGTGAATAAACTTTTCTTTTACACCATAATATGTGACCTTTTTGCTAATATTTTAGAGATGACGGTGAGGACTTATCTTTTAAGAGAGGTAGTTAGTATAAAAATATACATAGGTCTAGGTATAGTTGCAATATTAAGATCTTTTTTCATATGGATTATATTAAATCTTATGAATAGATATAGTATAAAACTTTTAAAAAGAGAACATAAAACTAGATATATGAACCTTGTCATGGCTAGTTCAAGGATGAAAAGTGAAGTGTATTTAATGGAAAAGACTATGGATAATGTTGAAATAGTTATGAGTAAATCATATAAATTTTATAATGAGATAAAGTCCTTTAAAAAGTATCCAAAATGGGAGAGTGAAGCAGTAGAAATAGCTAAAGATATACATGAAATAAAAAAGCAAATAGCGCTTATATCAAGGGGTGTTATAGAAATAACTGATGATAAGGTTGATGAAAAGGTTATGGAGTTTTATGATGTTTTAGACCTTATAGGTGAAATTATGGAGCATTTACTTAAAGATAAGAATATAAATTTACATATAGAAAAGGGACAAAACTTCAATACAATGAAGCATTATTATTTAATTTCTGTATTTAGAAACATTATAAATAATGCTATAGACTCAATAGAACAAAGAATATCAATAGATTCAGATGAGTTACTAAAAGTGTATAATGGAAATATAGATTTAATTCATTACATAGTTCAAGGGAAAGAAGAAAAATACCATGCTTTTAAGATTAGAGATAATGGACGGGGAATTTCAAAAAAAGATACTGAACACATATTTAGCCCAGGATTTTCTACTAGGATAAACTTTGAAACTGGAAGTATCAATAGGGGGCTTGGACTTAGTATCGTAAAAGATATAATAGAAGTGAAGTTAAATGGGATAGTTAAGTTTACTTCTATAGAGGATCAAGGGACGGAATTTATTATTTTAATCCCACAATCTGAAATAGAGGAGTGA
- a CDS encoding DNA-binding domain-containing protein → MKILIIDDDFNIHNILTMIIEHEKIGEVIENKDLDSTNIFKLIDKDKPKIIIVDLLMPDKDGIEVINEIRSKYNNIKFIMISQVTSKDMIEKAYESGIEFFINKPINAMEVKAVLSRVINDIIMREKLNKIQTLFEVDNLKIGEAKLDDKDNFDENEEFMSNVEDSIKGIMKQIGILSEGGEEDIIRALTYIIKHDGVLDRTTLNDFFKKISSKPKSTEQRIRRTAFRAMTNLASLGIEDYMNDTFTEFSTSLFSFDEIKREMDFIRGKGKERGKVNLKKFLQGIRYYINK, encoded by the coding sequence TTGAAAATACTTATAATAGATGATGATTTTAATATACATAACATATTAACTATGATAATCGAACATGAAAAAATAGGTGAGGTAATAGAAAATAAGGATTTAGATAGTACTAATATTTTTAAATTAATAGATAAAGATAAACCTAAAATTATTATAGTTGATTTATTAATGCCAGATAAGGATGGTATAGAAGTAATTAATGAAATACGAAGTAAATATAATAATATAAAGTTCATTATGATATCTCAAGTAACATCAAAAGATATGATAGAAAAAGCTTATGAAAGTGGTATAGAATTTTTTATAAATAAACCTATAAATGCTATGGAAGTTAAAGCTGTTTTATCTAGAGTGATAAATGATATAATTATGAGAGAAAAGTTAAATAAGATACAAACCTTATTTGAAGTTGATAATTTAAAAATAGGTGAAGCTAAGTTAGATGACAAAGATAATTTTGACGAAAATGAAGAATTTATGTCAAATGTTGAAGATAGTATTAAAGGTATTATGAAGCAAATAGGAATATTAAGCGAAGGGGGAGAAGAGGATATAATAAGAGCTTTAACATACATTATAAAGCATGATGGCGTTTTGGATAGAACAACTTTAAATGACTTTTTTAAAAAGATATCTTCTAAGCCTAAATCTACAGAGCAAAGAATAAGAAGGACTGCATTTAGAGCTATGACAAATCTAGCTAGCCTTGGAATAGAAGATTATATGAATGATACCTTTACAGAATTCTCCACATCTCTTTTTAGTTTTGATGAAATAAAAAGAGAAATGGACTTCATAAGAGGTAAGGGGAAAGAAAGAGGTAAAGTTAACTTAAAGAAGTTTTTGCAAGGAATTCGTTATTATATTAACAAATAG
- the asrC gene encoding sulfite reductase subunit C has product MDINTKALKKNAFRVTKERGLTASRIRVPGGHLNARYLGLIQEIAEMYGNGTVHLTTRQGFEIPGISMEDMDEINTKLQPIIEGLEINQEVEGSNPNIKGKGYTSAGTRNICACIGNKVCPFGNYNTSAFAKRIEKAIFPDDLHFKVALTGCANDCLKVRMHDFGIIGMTEPQYDAYRCISCGACVKNCKQRATGALRFENFKVVRDDEKCIGCGECVGKCPTNAWTRSEKKYYRLAIMGRSGKKNPRLAEDFLIWADEESILKIILNTYDYVNEYIDRTAPGGKEHIGYIVDRTGFKEYKKWALKDVEFDEKTIVKENIYWSGIRY; this is encoded by the coding sequence ATGGATATAAATACTAAAGCCCTTAAAAAGAATGCTTTTAGAGTGACTAAAGAAAGAGGTCTTACAGCTTCAAGAATAAGAGTTCCAGGTGGACATCTAAATGCTAGATATCTAGGACTTATTCAAGAAATAGCAGAAATGTACGGTAACGGGACAGTTCATTTAACTACTAGACAAGGATTCGAAATACCTGGTATAAGCATGGAAGACATGGATGAGATAAATACTAAGCTTCAACCAATTATAGAAGGACTTGAAATAAATCAGGAAGTAGAAGGAAGTAATCCTAATATAAAAGGAAAAGGATATACTTCAGCAGGAACAAGAAATATTTGTGCCTGTATAGGAAATAAAGTCTGTCCCTTTGGTAACTATAACACCTCAGCTTTTGCAAAAAGAATAGAAAAGGCAATATTTCCAGATGATCTTCACTTTAAAGTGGCATTAACAGGATGTGCAAATGATTGCTTAAAGGTTAGAATGCATGATTTTGGAATAATAGGAATGACTGAACCTCAATATGATGCTTATAGATGCATCAGCTGTGGAGCCTGTGTTAAAAACTGCAAACAAAGAGCAACAGGAGCCTTACGCTTTGAAAATTTTAAGGTAGTTCGTGATGATGAGAAGTGTATAGGCTGTGGAGAGTGCGTAGGAAAATGCCCAACTAACGCATGGACAAGAAGTGAAAAGAAATATTATAGACTAGCCATTATGGGCAGATCAGGAAAGAAAAATCCAAGACTTGCAGAGGATTTTTTAATCTGGGCTGATGAAGAAAGTATATTAAAAATCATACTAAATACCTATGATTATGTTAATGAATATATAGATAGGACTGCCCCAGGCGGAAAAGAACACATAGGATATATAGTGGATAGAACTGGATTTAAGGAATATAAAAAGTGGGCACTTAAAGATGTAGAGTTTGATGAAAAAACCATAGTTAAAGAAAATATTTATTGGAGCGGCATAAGATACTAA